In the genome of Limanda limanda chromosome 15, fLimLim1.1, whole genome shotgun sequence, one region contains:
- the vwc2 gene encoding brorin yields MLHSVAMTAEVLFVLGFLMSSTLSNPIATLPVSRERLERVLTQASEDKHQDKQAREEPLGYGAQQRPREINNLSLNKTSVSRTSTYPKIQTQGSKVGNSRELWKQDNLNQVDEGPTSDVTLSLDAIDEYAYPDYRGKGCMDESGFVFAIGEEFTPGPSTCPCLCTDEGPMCTNPECPKVHPRCIKVDTSQCCPLCKEKKNYCEFRGKIYASLEEFKVSPCEKCRCEPSGEVLCSVAACPQTECVDPEYEPDQCCPICKTGPNCYADTAVIPAGREVKIDECTICYCTYEEGTWQIERQATCSKNECQRS; encoded by the exons ATGCTGCACTCCGTTGCCATGACAGCAGAAGTTCTCTTTGTTCTTGGGTTCCTGATGAGCAGCACTCTGTCTAATCCTATAGCGACCTTGCCAGTGAGCCGAGAACGTCTGGAAAGGGTGTTGACCCAAGCCAGCGAGGACAAACATCAGGACAAGCAGGCCCGGGAGGAGCCGCTGGGATATGGCGCTCAGCAGCGACCGAGGGAAATCAATAATTTGAGCCTGAACAAGACTTCGGTGAGTCGCACCAGCACATACCCCAAAATCCAGACACAAGGATCTAAGGTCGGGAACTCCCGGGAGCTGTGGAAACAGGACAACCTGAACCAAGTAGACGAGGGTCCCACCAGTGACGTCACCCTCTCCCTGGATGCTATCGACGAGTACGCCTACCCAGACTACAGAGGGAAAGGCTGCATGGACGAGAGCGGCTTTGTGTTCGCCATCGGTGAGGAGTTCACGCCGGGCCCCTCCACGTGCCCTTGCCTCTGCACAGACGAGGGCCCTATGTGCACCAATCCAGAATGTCCCAAGGTTCATCCTCGATGCATTAAAGTGGACACTAGCCAGTGCTGCCCCCTGTGCAAGGAGAAAAAGAACTACTGCGAGTTCCGAGGCAAGATCTACGCCTCCCTGGAGGAGTTTAAG GTGTCTCCATGTGAGAAGTGCCGATGTGAGCCGAGTGGAGAGGTGTTGTGCTCGGTGGCCGCCTGCCCTCAGACTGAGTGCGTGGACCCGGAGTACGAGCCGGATCAGTGCTGCCCCATCTGCAAGACCG GACCAAACTGCTACGCGGACACAGCAGTCATACCAGCCGGCCGAGAGGTGAAGATTGATGAGTGCACAATCTGCTACTGCACATACGAGGAGGGCACATGGCAGATTGAGCGTCAGGCCACCTGCAGTAAGAACGAGTGCCAGCGGAGCTAG